TGGCTTCGGGATCGTCCGGCCCGAGCGCCTTCTCGAGCACGGCGAGGCCTCGCTTGAACAGCGGTACAGCCTGGTCGTAGCGGCCCTGATTGCTGTAGACGGCCCCGAGATTGCTCAACGCCAGCACCATCGACGGATCATTGGTTTTTTCGCCAATGGCGATCGACCGCTTGAGAAGCGGCTCCGCTTCCGCGTAACGCTCTTCGGCGCGGTAGAGATCGCCCAGATTGTTCAGCACCATCGCGACTTCGGCATGATCCGCACCGAGCGTCTTCTCCCGGATCGCCAGGGCGCGCTTGTATAGCGGCTCGGCGACGGCGTATTGGCCGAGATTGTACTGGATCGTGCCGAGGTCATTCAGCGGCATCGCGACGTTCGCGTCGTCGGGGCCGAACTCCTTCTCGCGAAGGGCCAGGGATTTCTGGGCCAATGGCAGCGCTTCGGTGTACTTCCCGGCACGGTAAAGCTGCTTCATTTGCCGCGTGAGCGCGCCCGCCTCGTCCTCTTCGGCATGGGACGGCGCGGCAAACGACAGGCTCAGGGCGAGCGCTGTCACCGCGACACGGATCGATGCTTTCAGGGCCTTCATCGCACGCTCCTTCGTCGCGGCTTTTCGGGACTTACGCGGCGTTGGTGCGCCCGGACGCCGGACCGGTTCAATCCGGGCGCCCGGCCTCTCCGGTTGAACCAACCGCAACGCCGGCCACACCAAACCAGGTCGCACCCATGCATGATCGCGCATCCCGCCGATCGATGGGCGACACCGGTGAAACGGGTCCATCCATGCGCTTCTTCCTGTGTGAGGTCGTCGCCCGTATCGTTGCGGCCTATCTGTGCGTCGATTGCGTCCGCATGCTGCGGGATGGCTATACCGAGCGCAAAATGAGGGCTTCCAGTCCCGATCTCGTGGACTGGCTGCTGGACTGGTCGCGGCTGGTTTTCCAGCGGGACACCGCGCCGGTCCAATACTGGATGGAGATGGGGCGCCAGGCCGTGTGCCTCGCGGCGTGCCTCGTCGTTGCGATCTTCGGGTGGTGGCTGCCGAACGGCTGAGGCGGGCCCTTCGGCCGAACCCGATGTCACTGCACTCAAAGCACGGGGAGACCGGGCGGCGGCTTGCGCATATTCGACGCCTGCTCGTAGGCGTAGGCCAGGCGCAGCAGCTTGTGCTCGCTCCAGGCGCGGCCGGCGAAGGTGACGCCGAGCGGATAGTCGGGCGTGTCCTTGCCGTCGGCTCCCGAGACGAAACCGCCCGGCACCATGACGCTGGGATAGCCCGCCCTGGCGGCGATCGCCGCGCCAGTCGCGCCGGGGAACAGGACGGCGTCGAGCCTATGCTGGTTCATGTAGGCGTCCATGCCGCGCGTCCTGGCGGCGAGGAGGTCCATCGCGCGCGCCGATCTGTACACGCGCTCGCTCAGATCGCCCCTGGTGCTGTTGGCGGCGAGGAACAGGTCCTGACCGAAGCGCAGCGCCTTGTCGGCATGAGCCGCGTTGAACGCAACGATGTCCGCGATGGTCTTGATGTCGCTGTGGGTCGCCCAATCCTTCAGGTAGAGATTGAGATCGTGCTTCAGCTCGTAGAGGAAAACGATCCGCTGCGTGACCGCATTGCCCTTGTTGCCGCTCAGCGGATTGCGATTGAGCACCGCCATGATCGTGCCCGGTCCGCTCATCCAGCCCGCCGCCGGCATGCTGGCCCGCACGATGACGGCGCCGAGATCCTCGAGCACCTTGATGGTCTCGGCCATCAACCTGGCACCGTCAGTCGGCAGCTTGCTGTAGTAGGGATCGTTCAAGGGATCGGCGGGGTCGCTCGGCACGCCGATGCGTGCGCCTTTCATCGCATCGCGCGCGAGGCCGGCGGTGTAGTCGGCCGGCCTGCGCTGCCGCTCCGTCACGGGATCGAGCGGGTCCTTGGCAGCCAGCACATTCAGCAGCATCGCCGCATCGCGCACGGTGCGCGTCATCGGCCCCACGGTGTCCTGGCTGTGCGCGATCGGCACGATGCCGGCACGACTGATCAAACCGACGGTCGGCTTTACCGTGACGATGCCATTCCGGCTGGCAGGGTGCAGCAGCGAGCCCGAGGTCTCGGTGCCGATCGAGGCCGCGCACAGACCAGCGGCGACAGCGACCGCCGAACCCGAGCTCGAGCCACCGGGGTCGACGACCGGGATGCCCCGATCATCCAGCAGCGCCGGCACGTAAGGGTTCTTCACCTGGCCGCCGAGCGACGAGTAGCCCGAGGGCATCTCGATCGCGAGAATGTTGGCGAACTCCGTCAGGTTCGCCTTGCCGAGGATCACGGCGCCGGCGTTTCGCAGCAGCTTGACGATGGTGTCATCGCCCTTGGCGCGCGCCCCCTCGAGCGCCAGCGAGCCCGCCGTGGTCGGCTGCTTGTCGCCGGTCGCGATATTGTCCTTCAGCAGGATCGGCACGCCGGCGAGCGGCCGTTTGGCCGACGGCCTGGTGCCGTCGAGCTTGCCTGCGATCGCGCGCGCGTCAGGATTGAGCGCGCGGACGGAATTGAGCATGGGCCCGTTGCGGTCACAGGCCTCGATGCGCGCGAGATAGGCTTCGGTCAGCGCCGTGGCGGAGATGTGCCCGCCCGCCAACGCATCGACGATGTCGCCCATGGACGCGTCCTCGAGCTTCAGCCCGGTCGCCGCGGCGCGTGTGACGGCCGGGGCGGGGCGAGCATCGCGTCGGGATGGCTTCGTCATAAGGTGCCTCTTGGACGGCGTCCTGCGAATATGCTACCAAAGGTAGCATTAACTGCAATTCCGCGACAAGCCGATTGCCATGGACTACACGATCCGGCCCGCACGCGAGGACGACGCAGCTGACATCAGCGGCGTGATCTTGCGTGCGCTGCGCGAGACGAACGCAAAGGACTATACGGACGAGATCATCGCGCGGGTCGCGCGCAGCTTCAGTCCCGACGCCGTGCGGGAGCTGATCCGAAGGCGCCGCGTTTTCGTTGCCAGCATCGGCAGCCGTATCGTCGGAACGGCAAGCCTCGACGGAAGCGTGGTTCGCACGGTCTTCGTCGCTCCCGACGTTCAGGCCCGCGGAATCGGCAAGCTGCTGATGGCGGAGATCGCGCGCACGGCGCGCGAGCGGAACATTCCATTGCTGACCGTCCCTTCGTCGGTCACGGCCGAGGCTTTCTATGCAAAGCTCGGGTTCGGTGCCGTGCGCGACAGCTATCATGGTGACGAGCGCACGATCATCATGGAGCGGCAGCTGGATGACCGGTCCGAATGACCCCTTCTTCGTCTTGATCCCAGACATCAAATAGATCACCATCGCGCATCTCACCGCTCACGGCAGAAGGAGCGAGGAAGCGCGCATGAACGCAACTCCGGGAGGTGGTCTGGTCGAACGTGCCCGCGCCCTCGCGCCGCTGATCGCGGGCGAGGCAGACGAGATCGAACGGACGCGGCGGCTGACGTCGGCGGTCGTCGCCGCGCTGATCGACAACGACCTCTATCGCGCGCTGCTGCCGCAAAGCCTCGGCGGCGCGGAAGCCCCGATCGAGAGCTTCATGCAGATGCTGGAGGAGATCGCGAAGGCGGATGCGTCCACGGCGTGGTGCCTCGGCCAATGCAGCGTCTGTGCGATGATCGCGGCCTGGCTCGATCACGATACCGCGCATGAAATCTTCAACACACCGCCCGGCATCCTCGCCTGGGGCGCGATCGCGCATGAAGCGCGCGCCGTCGAGGGCGGCTATCGCGTCACCGCGCGCTGGGATTTTGCCTCGGGCTCGCGGCAGGCGAGCTGGCTGGGCGCGCATGTGCGTATCGCCGGAAGTGACGGGAAGCCGCGCAAAAATGCCGAGGGATCACCGGAGGTGCGCACCATCCTGTTTCCGGTCGCAAGCGCCGAGCTGCACGACGTCTGGCAGGCGATCGGGCTCGCCGGCACCGGCACGGACTCATACGAAGTGCGCGACCTCTTCATCCCCGAGCGCTTCACCGCGTTCCGCGACGTGCCGGCTGCGCTGGTTGAGAAGGGGCCACTCTACAAGATCGGTACCGGCTCGACATTCAGTTTGGGTTTCGCCGCGGTGTCGCTTGGCGTCGCGCGCGCCACGCTGGAGGCGGCCATCGCGCTGGCGCGGGCAAAGCATCAGTCGCTCGCGGGAAGCGCCATGCGCGACAACGGGGCGGTGCAGGGCCTGATCGGCCGCACCGAGGCGGATTTGCGCGCCGCGCGCGCCTATCTCTATGCGACGGCGAATGCGATGTGGCGCGATCTCTCAGCGACCGGCGAATTCAGCGCGGCGCATCGGAGCGCCGTGCGGCTGGCGGCGACCTGGACCATCCACCAATCGGGACGCGTGGTCGACACCGCCTATCACATGGCCGGCGCGACGGCTGTGTTCCGCAGCCATCCATTCGAGCGCCGCTTTCGCGACATGCACGCGATCGCGCAGCAGATCCAGGCGCGCGACACGCATTACGAGGACGTCGGTAAGATGATCCTTGCCGAAAACCGATAGTCGGGAAGTCGCGGTGCTGTTCGCTTGCGACGAATGACCACGCTCTCCATGCGCCCCTTGCATTGAGTCATGCAAAAGGAGGAGTGCGATTCCGTGGAAACACGGAGGCCGCCCTGCCCTTCTTGTTAAGCAATTTCTGGGACCTTTCCGCCAAAGCAAGAATTGGAAATGCTTTTTGGGAATGCCTGGGAATTTCTGATGTTCAAGATCAAGTCGATTGCCGCCCGCCTGATCCTCGCCATCGCGCTCACCGTCGCAGTCGCCTGCGCCATCCTCTCCGGCTTCTCGATCACCCAGCAGCGGGCGCTGACGCGGCTCGCGCTCGATCAGCAGCTCAAGCTACAATATGACAGCGTGATCGCGGCCATCGACTATGAGGGCCGTTCGGCGCTGGCAGTCTCTGCCGCGATTGCAGCGCTGCCGCCGGTGGGCGATGCCATCGTCAAGGGCGACCGCGACGCGCTCGGCATCCTGCTCGGCGACGCCAACAAGGCGCTGAAGGCGCAGGGTATCCCGCTGATCACCTTCCAGCTCCCGCCGGCGGTCTCGTTCTATCGCGTGCACACACCAAAAAGCTTCGGCGACGACGTCTCGGCACGCCGCGCCACCGTGGTCGAGGCGCTCAAGACCGGCCGGCAGATCGTAGGTGTCGAGCCCGGCCGCGAGGCGCTCGGCATCTTCGGCATGACGACAATCGTGCGCGACGGCAAGAACATCGCCAATGTCGACATCGGCGCAGCCTTCGGCAAGGAATTCGTCGACCGCGCCAAGAAGCGCTTTGGCATCGACCTTGCGGTCTATTCGGTGGACGGCAAGAACTTGAACAAGCTGTCCTCCACCTTCGAGACCGCGGTCGCCAAGCCGGACGAGCTGAAGGCCGCGATCGACGGCGCGCCGCTGCTGCGCGAGGCCGAGCTCGACGGCCATCCGGTCGCGGTCTATGCCGGGCCGATCAAGAACTATGCGGGGCAGCCGGTCGGCGTGCTCGAGATCATCAAGGACACGACGGAATACGAGGCCGCGTTCTCCGCCGCCGAGCGCAACCTGATCCTCGGCACGGTCGCGATCCTCGCCGCCGCCATCCTGCTGGCATTCCTGCTCGGACGTGGCCTGTCGCGGCCGCTCACCGCGATCACCGCTGTCATGAACCGGCTGTCGAGCGGCGACACCAGCGTCACCATTCCCGGCAGTGAGCGCCCGGACGAGCTCGGCACCATGGCCAAGGCCGTGGACGTGTTCCGCCAGAACATGCTCGAGGCCGGTGCCTTGCGCGAAGCGCAGGAGGCCGACAAAGCCAAGGCGGAGATCGAGAAGCAGGCGCTGCAGCGCCAGATGGCCGACCGCTTCGAAGCCGACGTCAAGGGCGTGGTCGCCGCGGTCGCCAAGGCGACCGAGGGCATGCAAAACGTTGCCGGCGAGATCACGTCGAGCGTCAACGGCACCTCGCAGCGCGCCTCCGCCGCGGCGACGGCCTCCGAGGAAGCCTCGACCAGCGTCAATGCGGTCGCGGCGGCTACGGAGGAGCTGGCTTCGTCGGTCAGCGAGATCGGCCGTCAGGTCACCCATTCCAGCGAGGTCGCCAGCAACGCCGTGGTCAAGGCGACCGAGACGACCGAGATGGTCACGAGCCTTGCGGCCTCCGCCGAGCGGATCGGCTACGTGTTGCGGCTGATCAGCGAGATCGCCAGCCAGACCAACCTGCTGGCGCTCAACGCCACGATCGAGGCGGCGCGCGCGGGCGAGGCCGGCCGCGGCTTCGCCGTCGTCGCATCGGAAGTGAAGGAGTTGGCCAGCCAGACAGCGAAGGCGACCGACGAGATCGCAAGCCAGGTCTCGGCGATCCAGGCCGCGACCGGCAATTGCGTCACCGCCATCTCCGGGATCAGCGACACCATCCGCGAGATCAGCGGCATCGCCACGACAATCGCCGCCGCCGTGGAGGAGCAGGGCTCGGCGACGCGCGAGATCGCCCGCAGCGTGCAGCAGGCCTCGGCCGGCACCACCGACGTCTCAGCCAATGTCGCCGGCGCAAGCCAGGCCGCCGACCAGTCGCGCGCGCTGGCAGGCAATGTGATGGTGGCTTCGGGTGAGCTTGGGCACCATGCATCAGCTCTGATGAAGAGCGTGGATACGTTTTTGGCGGGGTTGCGGGCTGCGTAGCGAGACAGCCGCCGCGTGGACGCTGCACTCCCTCCCTCTCTTGCGGGGGGTGGGGAGAGGGTGTCTCCACAATCGAGAACCCCCAAGAGGAAAGAACCCTCACCCGCGCCTCCGGCGCGACCTCTCCCGCAAGCGGGAGAGGTTGGCCGAGAGAGCGGCGCGACCCTTACATCGAGAGATTCTAGCGACTGAGAAGAATCGCGTCCCTAGCTCACGCCACCAGCGCGGCGTTCTCGTCGGCGGCCGCGATGACGGTGCGCTCCCTCCCCCGCTTGCGGGGGAGGGTCGGGGAGAGGGTGTCTCGACGACGAAGAACCCCCAAGAGGAGAGAGCCCTCACCCGCGCCTCCGGCACGACCTCTCCCGCAAGCGGGAGAGGTTGGCCGAGAGAGCGGCGCGACCCTTACATCGAGAGATTCTACCGAATGAGAAGAATCGCGTCCCTAGCTCACGCCACCAGCGCGGCGTTGTCGTCGGCGGCGTCGATGCCGCGTTGCGCGGCCAGGAGGCTGATGATCTCCGCATTCGGGCGGGCCTTGCTGAACAGAAAGCCCTGGCCTTCGTCGCAGCCTTCGGCGCGGAGGCAACTCAGCTCGGCTTCGGTCTCGACGCCCTCGGCGGTGATGGTGACGCCAAGGCCTTTGCCGAGGCTGACGATGGAGCGGATGATCGCCTGCGCTTCGCGGTTGGCGCCGAGGTCGCGCACGAAGGACTGGTCGATCTTGATCTTGTCGAACGGGAAGCTGCGCAAATAGCTGAGGCTGGAATAGC
This is a stretch of genomic DNA from Bradyrhizobium sp. CB2312. It encodes these proteins:
- a CDS encoding GNAT family N-acetyltransferase; amino-acid sequence: MDYTIRPAREDDAADISGVILRALRETNAKDYTDEIIARVARSFSPDAVRELIRRRRVFVASIGSRIVGTASLDGSVVRTVFVAPDVQARGIGKLLMAEIARTARERNIPLLTVPSSVTAEAFYAKLGFGAVRDSYHGDERTIIMERQLDDRSE
- a CDS encoding acyl-CoA dehydrogenase family protein; this translates as MNATPGGGLVERARALAPLIAGEADEIERTRRLTSAVVAALIDNDLYRALLPQSLGGAEAPIESFMQMLEEIAKADASTAWCLGQCSVCAMIAAWLDHDTAHEIFNTPPGILAWGAIAHEARAVEGGYRVTARWDFASGSRQASWLGAHVRIAGSDGKPRKNAEGSPEVRTILFPVASAELHDVWQAIGLAGTGTDSYEVRDLFIPERFTAFRDVPAALVEKGPLYKIGTGSTFSLGFAAVSLGVARATLEAAIALARAKHQSLAGSAMRDNGAVQGLIGRTEADLRAARAYLYATANAMWRDLSATGEFSAAHRSAVRLAATWTIHQSGRVVDTAYHMAGATAVFRSHPFERRFRDMHAIAQQIQARDTHYEDVGKMILAENR
- a CDS encoding tetratricopeptide repeat protein — translated: MKALKASIRVAVTALALSLSFAAPSHAEEDEAGALTRQMKQLYRAGKYTEALPLAQKSLALREKEFGPDDANVAMPLNDLGTIQYNLGQYAVAEPLYKRALAIREKTLGADHAEVAMVLNNLGDLYRAEERYAEAEPLLKRSIAIGEKTNDPSMVLALSNLGAVYSNQGRYDQAVPLFKRGLAVLEKALGPDDPEATVLMNNLADAYINRHRYADAERLLKRSIAVTEKAFGPDHPDVAQAQNNLAALYARQGRNAEAERLFKRSAAAMEKTLGPNHPDLAGVLENLAGLYRDQGRYADAQQTLKRSMAIRAKTRPI
- a CDS encoding amidase family protein; its protein translation is MTKPSRRDARPAPAVTRAAATGLKLEDASMGDIVDALAGGHISATALTEAYLARIEACDRNGPMLNSVRALNPDARAIAGKLDGTRPSAKRPLAGVPILLKDNIATGDKQPTTAGSLALEGARAKGDDTIVKLLRNAGAVILGKANLTEFANILAIEMPSGYSSLGGQVKNPYVPALLDDRGIPVVDPGGSSSGSAVAVAAGLCAASIGTETSGSLLHPASRNGIVTVKPTVGLISRAGIVPIAHSQDTVGPMTRTVRDAAMLLNVLAAKDPLDPVTERQRRPADYTAGLARDAMKGARIGVPSDPADPLNDPYYSKLPTDGARLMAETIKVLEDLGAVIVRASMPAAGWMSGPGTIMAVLNRNPLSGNKGNAVTQRIVFLYELKHDLNLYLKDWATHSDIKTIADIVAFNAAHADKALRFGQDLFLAANSTRGDLSERVYRSARAMDLLAARTRGMDAYMNQHRLDAVLFPGATGAAIAARAGYPSVMVPGGFVSGADGKDTPDYPLGVTFAGRAWSEHKLLRLAYAYEQASNMRKPPPGLPVL
- a CDS encoding methyl-accepting chemotaxis protein is translated as MFKIKSIAARLILAIALTVAVACAILSGFSITQQRALTRLALDQQLKLQYDSVIAAIDYEGRSALAVSAAIAALPPVGDAIVKGDRDALGILLGDANKALKAQGIPLITFQLPPAVSFYRVHTPKSFGDDVSARRATVVEALKTGRQIVGVEPGREALGIFGMTTIVRDGKNIANVDIGAAFGKEFVDRAKKRFGIDLAVYSVDGKNLNKLSSTFETAVAKPDELKAAIDGAPLLREAELDGHPVAVYAGPIKNYAGQPVGVLEIIKDTTEYEAAFSAAERNLILGTVAILAAAILLAFLLGRGLSRPLTAITAVMNRLSSGDTSVTIPGSERPDELGTMAKAVDVFRQNMLEAGALREAQEADKAKAEIEKQALQRQMADRFEADVKGVVAAVAKATEGMQNVAGEITSSVNGTSQRASAAATASEEASTSVNAVAAATEELASSVSEIGRQVTHSSEVASNAVVKATETTEMVTSLAASAERIGYVLRLISEIASQTNLLALNATIEAARAGEAGRGFAVVASEVKELASQTAKATDEIASQVSAIQAATGNCVTAISGISDTIREISGIATTIAAAVEEQGSATREIARSVQQASAGTTDVSANVAGASQAADQSRALAGNVMVASGELGHHASALMKSVDTFLAGLRAA